Proteins encoded within one genomic window of Arachis ipaensis cultivar K30076 chromosome B08, Araip1.1, whole genome shotgun sequence:
- the LOC107614171 gene encoding BES1/BZR1 homolog protein 4 has product MTSGTRLPTWKERENNKRRERRRRAIAAKIFAGLRMYGNFKLPKHCDNNEVLKALCNEAGWTVEPDGTTYRKGCKPLERMDIIGGSSTAASPCSSYHPSPCASYNPSPGSSSFPSPSRSPYASNNPNGDGNSLIPWLKNLSTASSSASSPKLPHLYLQSGSISAPVTPPLSSPTARTPRMNADWGDQSGRPGPGWTGGQHYSFLPSSSPPSPGRQVVDPEWFAGIKLPHVSPTSPTFTLMSSNPFAFKEEGLARSGSRMWTPGQSGTCSPAFPAGSDHTADIPMSEAVSDEFAFGGDASGLVKPWEGERIHEEFGADDLELTLGTSKTR; this is encoded by the exons ATGACTTCAGGAACTCGGCTTCCGAcatggaaggagagagagaacaacaagaggagagagaggaggagaagagCAATAGCGGCAAAGATCTTCGCCGGTCTAAGAATGTACGGAAACTTCAAGCTCCCAAAGCACTGTGACAACAACGAAGTCCTCAAAGCTCTTTGCAATGAAGCTGGTTGGACCGTTGAACCAGATGGCACCACTTACCGCAAg GGATGCAAGCCTTTGGAGCGCATGGATATAATAGGCGGTTCCTCAACAGCAGCAAGCCCTTGTTCATCTTACCATCCAAGTCCCTGTGCTTCCTACAACCCAAGCCCTGGTTCATCATCCTTCCCAAGCCCATCAAGATCTCCCTATGCATCAAACAATCCAAACGGCGACGGCAATTCCCTCATTCCATGGCTCAAGAACCTTTCCACTGCCTCGTCCTCTGCTTCATCTCCTAAGCTCCCTCACCTTTACCTTCAGAGTGGCTCCATAAGCGCGCCTGTCACGCCTCCCTTGAGCTCTCCAACTGCTAGGACACCGAGGATGAATGCCGATTGGGGTGATCAGTCTGGACGGCCAGGACCAGGGTGGACTGGAGGACAACACTACTCATTCTTGCCATCCTCTAGTCCTCCTAGCCCTGGCCGCCAGGTGGTCGACCCTGAATGGTTTGCAGGTATCAAGCTCCCCCATGTTAGCCCAACTTCGCCCACATTCACCCTTATGTCCTCAAATCCTTTTGCCTTCAAGGAAGAGGGTTTGGCTCGAAGCGGCTCGCGCATGTGGACTCCTGGACAGAGTGGGACGTGCTCTCCCGCCTTCCCGGCAGGTTCTGATCACACTGCTGACATTCCAATGTCCGAGGCTGTCTCGGATGAATTTGCGTTTGGAGGCGACGCGTCCGGCCTTGTCAAGCCATGGGAAGGAGAAAGAATCCATGAAGAATTTGGAGCAGACGATCTTGAACTCACACTTGGTACCTCAAAGACAAG GTGA